A genome region from Pseudomonas sp. S06B 330 includes the following:
- a CDS encoding NAD-dependent epimerase/dehydratase family protein has protein sequence MRILVTGASGFIGGRFARFALEQGLEVRVNGRRAEGVEHLVRRGAQFIPGDLGDPELARRLCQGIDSVVHCAGAVGNWGRYQDFYQGNVVVTENVVEACLKEHVRRLVHLSSPSIYFNGRSQQNIHEDQVPRRFYDHYGATKYLAEQKVFGAQEFGLEVLALRPRFVTGAGDVSIFPRLLQMQRKRRLAIIGNGLNKVDFTSVQNLNEALLSALFADQQALGQAYNISNGHPLPVWDVVNYVMRQMHLPQVTRYRSFGLAYSLAALNEGACMLWPGRPQPTLSRLGMQVMSKDFTLDISRARQLLDYRPTVSLWSALDEFCGWWKAQDQPQ, from the coding sequence ATGCGAATTCTGGTCACCGGCGCAAGCGGCTTCATTGGCGGGCGCTTTGCGCGCTTTGCCCTGGAGCAGGGTCTTGAAGTTCGGGTCAACGGCCGCCGCGCCGAAGGCGTCGAGCACCTGGTGCGGCGCGGGGCGCAGTTTATTCCGGGCGACCTGGGCGACCCGGAATTGGCCCGCCGTCTGTGCCAAGGCATCGACAGCGTGGTGCATTGCGCTGGGGCGGTCGGCAACTGGGGGCGCTACCAGGATTTCTATCAGGGCAACGTGGTAGTCACCGAAAACGTGGTCGAGGCGTGCCTTAAAGAGCACGTTCGGCGCCTGGTGCACCTGTCATCACCGTCGATCTACTTTAATGGACGTTCGCAACAGAATATCCATGAAGATCAGGTGCCGCGGCGCTTTTATGATCACTACGGAGCAACCAAATACCTCGCCGAGCAAAAGGTCTTCGGCGCTCAGGAATTCGGTCTTGAGGTTCTGGCCTTACGCCCACGCTTTGTCACTGGGGCAGGGGATGTCAGCATTTTCCCACGCTTGTTGCAGATGCAGCGCAAACGCCGCCTGGCAATCATTGGCAATGGCTTGAACAAGGTTGATTTCACCAGCGTGCAGAACCTTAATGAGGCCCTGCTCAGTGCTTTGTTCGCTGATCAGCAGGCCTTGGGTCAGGCTTACAACATCAGTAATGGTCATCCACTGCCGGTGTGGGACGTGGTCAATTATGTGATGCGCCAGATGCATTTGCCGCAAGTCACCCGTTACCGTTCCTTTGGCCTTGCCTACAGCTTGGCCGCGCTCAACGAGGGAGCGTGCATGCTCTGGCCGGGGCGCCCGCAGCCGACCTTGTCGCGCTTGGGCATGCAGGTGATGAGCAAGGATTTCACTCTGGATATCAGCCGTGCCCGGCAACTGTTGGACTACCGACCCACGGTCAGCCTGTGGTCGGCATTGGACGAATTTTGCGGCTGGTGGAAGGCCCAAGACCAGCCGCAGTGA
- a CDS encoding LysR family transcriptional regulator ArgP — MFDYKLLSALAAVIEQAGFERAAQVLGLSQSAISQRIKLLEARVGQPVLIRATPPSPTDVGRRLLNHVQQVRLLERDLQSQVPALDEEGMPERLRIALNADSLATWWAVAVGAFCAEQQVLLDLVVEDQEVGLKRMRAGEVAACLCGSERPVAGARSILLGAMRYRALASPAFMARYFAEGFDAQRLPRTPALVFGPDDFLQHRYLASLGIADGFLHHLCPSSEGFLRMTEAGLGWGLVPELQVREQLASGHLVEISPDKPIDVPLYWHHWRNGGQLLGQLTEHLRQTARQWLVPL, encoded by the coding sequence ATGTTCGATTACAAATTGCTTTCGGCCCTCGCCGCGGTCATCGAGCAGGCCGGTTTTGAGCGTGCGGCACAGGTGCTGGGCTTGTCACAGTCGGCGATTTCACAGCGCATCAAGTTGCTTGAGGCACGCGTCGGGCAACCGGTATTGATACGCGCCACGCCGCCCAGCCCGACCGATGTCGGTCGACGCTTACTCAACCATGTTCAGCAGGTGCGGCTGCTGGAGCGTGATCTGCAAAGTCAGGTGCCGGCGCTGGACGAGGAGGGCATGCCGGAACGCCTGCGCATCGCGCTCAATGCCGACAGCCTGGCCACGTGGTGGGCCGTAGCGGTCGGAGCCTTTTGCGCTGAGCAACAGGTGTTGCTCGACCTGGTGGTCGAGGACCAGGAAGTTGGCCTTAAACGCATGCGTGCCGGGGAAGTGGCTGCCTGCCTGTGCGGGAGTGAACGGCCGGTGGCCGGTGCGCGCAGTATCTTGTTGGGGGCGATGCGCTACCGTGCCCTGGCCAGCCCAGCCTTCATGGCGCGCTACTTTGCTGAAGGGTTTGATGCTCAGCGCTTGCCGCGCACCCCGGCACTGGTGTTCGGGCCAGATGATTTCCTTCAGCATCGTTACCTGGCTTCGCTGGGCATCGCTGATGGTTTTCTGCATCACCTGTGCCCGTCCTCCGAAGGTTTTTTGCGCATGACCGAAGCCGGTTTGGGCTGGGGGCTGGTGCCCGAGCTGCAGGTGCGTGAACAACTGGCCAGCGGCCATCTGGTAGAAATTTCGCCGGATAAACCCATCGATGTGCCCTTGTACTGGCATCATTGGCGTAATGGCGGACAACTGCTCGGGCAATTGACGGAACATCTGCGCCAGACTGCTCGGCAGTGGCTGGTGCCCTTGTAA
- a CDS encoding superoxide dismutase gives MAFELPPLPYAHDALQPHISKETLEFHHDKHHNTYVVNLNNLVPGTEFEGKTLEEIIKSSSGGIFNNAAQVWNHTFYWNCLAPNAGGQPTGALAEAINAAFGSFDKFKEEFTKTSVGTFGSGWGWLVKKADGSLALASTIGAGCPLTNGDTPLLTCDVWEHAYYIDYRNLRPKYVEAFWNLVNWSFVAEQFEGKTFTA, from the coding sequence ATGGCTTTTGAATTGCCGCCGCTGCCTTATGCACACGACGCCCTGCAGCCGCACATTTCCAAGGAAACCTTGGAGTTCCACCACGACAAGCACCACAACACCTATGTCGTGAACCTGAACAACCTGGTGCCAGGCACCGAGTTTGAAGGCAAAACCCTGGAAGAGATCATCAAATCTTCTTCGGGCGGTATCTTCAACAACGCCGCTCAGGTCTGGAACCACACCTTCTACTGGAACTGCCTGGCGCCAAACGCTGGTGGCCAACCTACCGGCGCGCTGGCTGAGGCCATCAACGCTGCGTTCGGTTCCTTCGACAAGTTCAAGGAAGAGTTCACCAAGACTTCGGTCGGCACCTTCGGCTCCGGCTGGGGCTGGCTGGTGAAAAAGGCTGACGGTTCCCTGGCACTGGCCAGCACCATCGGCGCTGGCTGCCCGCTGACCAACGGCGACACTCCGCTGCTGACCTGCGACGTCTGGGAGCACGCTTACTACATCGACTACCGCAACCTGCGTCCTAAGTACGTTGAAGCGTTCTGGAACCTGGTCAACTGGTCGTTCGTTGCCGAGCAGTTCGAAGGCAAGACCTTCACCGCTTAA
- a CDS encoding LysE/ArgO family amino acid transporter — MWQSYLNGLLVAFGLIMAIGTQNAFVLAQSLRREHHLPVAALCVFCDALLVAAGVFGLATVLAQNPTLLAVARWGGAVFLIWYGSKALLRACSKQSLQQTEGQGLRSRRAVLLSALAVTLLNPHVYLDTVLLIGSLGAQQTVPGAYVAGAASASLLWFFTLALGAAWLAPWLARPGTWRLLDLMVAVMMFAVAAQLIFT, encoded by the coding sequence ATGTGGCAAAGTTACCTGAACGGCCTGCTGGTCGCCTTCGGCCTGATCATGGCGATCGGCACCCAGAACGCCTTCGTCCTGGCCCAGAGCCTGCGCCGTGAACACCATTTGCCCGTGGCTGCACTCTGCGTATTCTGCGACGCCCTTCTGGTCGCGGCCGGGGTGTTCGGCCTGGCTACCGTGCTGGCGCAGAACCCAACGTTGCTGGCGGTAGCGCGCTGGGGCGGCGCAGTGTTCCTGATCTGGTACGGCAGCAAAGCCTTGCTGCGCGCCTGCTCAAAGCAGAGTTTGCAGCAGACCGAAGGTCAGGGCCTGCGCTCGCGCCGGGCAGTGCTGCTCAGCGCCCTGGCAGTGACCCTGCTCAACCCCCATGTGTACCTGGACACCGTATTGTTGATCGGCTCTCTGGGCGCCCAACAGACCGTACCCGGTGCCTACGTGGCAGGCGCAGCCAGCGCCTCATTGCTGTGGTTCTTCACCCTGGCCTTGGGCGCGGCCTGGTTGGCGCCGTGGCTGGCACGTCCCGGGACCTGGCGACTGCTCGACTTGATGGTGGCGGTGATGATGTTTGCCGTGGCGGCGCAGTTGATCTTCACTTGA
- a CDS encoding putative bifunctional diguanylate cyclase/phosphodiesterase, whose amino-acid sequence MKLELKNSLSVKLLRVVLLSALVVGVVLSCAQIVFDAYKTRQAVASDAQRILDMFRDPSTQAVYSLDKEMGMQVMEGLFQDESVRMASIGHPNETMLAEKNRPLQESSTRWLTDLILGQERTFTTQLVGRGPYSEYYGDLSITLDTASYGADFLVNSVIIFISGVLRALAMGLVLYLVYHWMLTKPLSKIIEHLTQINPDRPSQHQLPLIKGHERNELGLWVNTANQLLASIERNTHLRHEAENSLLRMAQYDFLTGLPNRQQLQQQLDKILVDAGRLQRRVAVLCVGLDDFKGINEQFSYQAGDQLLLALADRLRAHSGRLGALARLGGDQFALVQADIEQPYEAAELAQSILDDLEAPFALDHQEIRLRATIGITLFPEDGDSTEKLLQKAEQTMTLAKTRSRNRYQFYIASVDSEMRRRRELEKDLREALPRNQLYLVYQPQISYRDHRVVGVEALLRWQHPELGMVPPDQFIPLAEQNGNIITIGEWVLDQACRQLREWHDQGFSELRMAVNLSTVQLHHNELPRVVNNLLQIYRLPPRSLELEVTETGLMEDISTAAQHLLSLRRSGALIAIDDFGTGYSSLSYLKSLPLDKIKIDKSFVQDLLDDDDDATIVRAIIQLGKSLGMQVIAEGVETAEQEAYIIAQGCHEGQGYHYSKPLPARELTVFLKQAQRNQVSIL is encoded by the coding sequence TTGAAGCTGGAACTCAAGAACAGCTTATCGGTCAAGTTGCTCAGGGTCGTACTGCTCTCGGCACTGGTGGTCGGTGTCGTTCTCAGTTGTGCGCAGATCGTCTTCGATGCCTACAAGACTCGTCAGGCAGTGGCCAGTGACGCCCAGCGAATCCTCGACATGTTCCGCGATCCTTCCACCCAGGCGGTGTACAGCCTGGACAAGGAAATGGGCATGCAGGTCATGGAGGGCTTGTTTCAGGACGAGTCGGTGCGCATGGCCTCAATCGGCCATCCCAACGAAACCATGCTCGCCGAAAAAAACCGCCCCTTGCAGGAGTCGTCGACCCGTTGGCTGACTGACCTGATCCTTGGGCAGGAGCGCACCTTCACCACGCAACTGGTCGGCCGTGGCCCATACAGTGAATATTATGGCGACTTGAGCATCACCCTCGACACCGCCTCCTACGGTGCCGATTTCTTAGTCAATTCGGTGATCATCTTTATCTCCGGGGTGCTGCGTGCCTTGGCCATGGGTCTGGTGTTGTATCTGGTCTATCACTGGATGCTGACCAAACCGCTGTCCAAAATCATCGAGCACCTCACCCAGATCAATCCCGATCGCCCCAGCCAGCACCAACTGCCCTTGATCAAGGGCCACGAACGCAATGAGCTGGGGCTGTGGGTCAATACCGCCAACCAGTTGCTGGCGTCGATCGAGCGTAATACCCATTTACGTCATGAGGCAGAGAACAGCCTGCTGCGCATGGCCCAGTACGACTTCCTGACCGGCTTGCCCAACCGCCAGCAATTGCAACAGCAGCTGGACAAGATCCTGGTCGACGCCGGCCGCCTGCAACGCCGGGTCGCGGTACTGTGTGTCGGCCTGGACGACTTCAAGGGGATCAACGAGCAGTTCAGCTACCAGGCCGGCGATCAACTGCTGCTGGCCCTGGCCGATCGCCTGCGCGCCCACAGCGGCCGGCTTGGCGCCCTGGCACGCCTGGGTGGCGATCAGTTCGCCCTGGTTCAGGCCGATATCGAGCAGCCCTACGAAGCGGCGGAATTGGCCCAGAGCATTCTCGATGACCTGGAGGCGCCCTTCGCCCTCGACCATCAGGAAATCCGCCTGCGCGCCACCATCGGCATCACCCTGTTTCCGGAAGACGGTGACAGCACCGAGAAGCTGCTGCAAAAGGCCGAGCAGACCATGACCCTGGCCAAGACCCGTTCGCGCAATCGCTACCAGTTCTATATCGCCAGCGTCGACAGCGAAATGCGCCGCCGTCGCGAGCTGGAAAAAGACCTGCGCGAAGCCTTGCCGCGCAACCAACTGTACCTGGTCTACCAACCACAGATCAGCTACCGCGATCATCGCGTGGTCGGTGTCGAGGCACTGTTGCGCTGGCAGCATCCGGAACTGGGCATGGTCCCACCGGATCAGTTCATTCCACTGGCCGAGCAGAATGGCAACATCATCACCATCGGCGAATGGGTGCTCGACCAGGCCTGTCGGCAACTGCGCGAATGGCACGACCAAGGGTTCAGCGAACTGCGCATGGCGGTTAACCTGTCGACCGTACAACTGCACCACAACGAACTGCCGCGAGTGGTCAACAACCTGTTGCAGATCTACCGCCTGCCACCGCGCAGCCTGGAGCTGGAAGTCACCGAAACTGGCCTGATGGAAGACATCAGCACCGCCGCCCAGCACTTACTGAGCCTACGCCGCTCCGGTGCGTTGATCGCCATTGATGACTTTGGTACGGGCTACTCCTCGCTCAGCTACCTGAAATCCTTGCCACTGGACAAGATCAAGATCGACAAGAGCTTCGTGCAAGACCTACTCGACGACGACGACGATGCCACCATCGTTCGCGCCATCATCCAACTGGGCAAGAGCCTGGGCATGCAGGTCATCGCCGAGGGTGTGGAGACTGCCGAACAGGAGGCCTACATCATTGCCCAGGGTTGTCATGAAGGTCAGGGCTACCACTACAGCAAACCGCTGCCGGCCCGCGAGCTGACGGTGTTTCTCAAACAGGCGCAGCGCAACCAGGTTTCAATTCTCTAG